In Clostridium ljungdahlii DSM 13528, the genomic window TTCTGCAATTGGTGTTGATTTAGCAGGACTTTCAACGGCAGATGATATTTCTAAAGCAATAATTGCACAGGCTGGACCAAAGCTTTCAGGTGTTACACTTGCTACAGGTGGTGGTGCTGGAAAAGTTACTATTTCAGCTGCAGATCCAGGAGTTGCAGGAAATCAAATAAAAGTACAAGATGGAAGTATTCAGCAAAATTTCAAGACTACAATGCAAGTAGGAGCAAATATGGGACAGACATTTGAAATATCTATAGCAGATATGAGATCAAATGCTCTTGGAATTGCTGGTACAGCTGGTGCATCCGTTGCAGGAGTTGCAGGTGCTAAATTTACATCAACAAATGTTGTTACGGATGGAACTAGTGCTACATTAAGAGAAGCATCCCTTGATGTATCAACAACTGATACTGCTACAGCTGCCCTTAAAGTATTAGATAATGCTACAGCTGCAGTTTCAGCTCAGAGATCACAACTTGGTGCTTACCAAAATAGATTAGAGCACACTATAGCAAACCTTGGTACATCTTCAGAAAACTTAACATCAGCAGAGTCAAGAATTAGAGATGTTGATATGGCAAAAGAAATGTCAGCATTCTCAAAGAACAATATTTTATCTCAAGCTGCTCAGGCTATGCTTGCTCAAGCTAACCAACAGCCGCAGCAGGTTCTTCAGTTATTGAGATAAACAGTTAACCTAATTTAGTTACAAGTGAATTAATTACTATTAATAAGGGTGGAGTTTGTATTCCACCCTTATTTAATACAAAATATTAATTTTTTAGAAAGTTAAAGTATTTAATTCTGTAAAAAATTAATATCAAAACTTCAAGAGGGGTTGAAATTATGAAAATCACGGCATGTTTAATAACAAAGAATGAAGAAAAAAATATTAAAAAGTGTATTGAAAGCTTTAAAGAAGTCGTAGATCAAATAATTGTCGTAGATACTGGCTCAATAGATAATACAATTAGCATAGCAAAAGAATATGGTGCTGAAATATATAATTATGTTTGGAATGATGACTTTTCTCAGCCGAGGAATTTAGCTCTTTCTAGAGCAAAAGGTGACTGGATAATATTTTTGGATGCAGATGAGTATTTTTATGGAGATACTAGTAAAAATATACTTAAGATTATTAAAAGTATTGATAATAGTAAAAACATAGTTGGAATATATTGTCCTCGAATAAATATTGACACTGTAAAAAATATTAAAGTTACAGATTATATGGTGCGAATATTTAGAAATAAGGAATCTATGGGATACCTGGGCAGGATTCATGAAAATGTATATGATAATGGAAAAAAGATAGATTGCTTTACTGCAGATAAAAAAGATATAACTATTTATCATACAGGTTATTCTTCTGAAATCCTTAAAAGCAAATATGAAAGAAATTTATTTTTATTACAAAAAGATGTAGATGAAGGAAAAGCTACAGCTGAAACTTATTTCTATTTTGGTGACTGCTATTTTTCACTTGAAAATTATGAACTGGCAATAAAATATATGAAAATGTATATTGATAGTGGTGAAGAAAATGGGGGATATAATACAAAACCATATTATATAACCATAGCTTCAATGATGATGTTAAATTCACCTTATGAGTCTGTAAGAAAAGTAATTGATGAAGCCATAGCAAAAAAAACTAGTTATCCTGAGTTCTATAGGCTTTGGGCATCTTTAGAACATGTTTATGGAAGTTATGATAAATCACTTGAACTTTATAAAAAAGCATTTGAACTTAATGAAAAGTACAATGATATAGAACATAATAATTTTGAGGCCAATATATATAATGCCTATTATAATATGGGAAGGCTTTATGAACTTGAAAATGATAACATCAATGCACTTGAGTATCAGGTTAAGTCCTTAGAGCAAAATAAATATTTTGATGGGGCATTTCAGTGTTTGTTAGGATTAATAAGAAATGAAAATTATTCTGATATAATTTTATTTATTAACAGTATTTATGATATTAATAATGAGAAAGACATTGAATTTTTGGTTAACCAAACAGCAAAAGTTAAATTAGGGAAAGTACTTTATTATTACGAAAACATAAGGTTAAATAAATTTAAAAAAGAAGATAATAAAATAATGTTTGCCTTATACTCAAACGAAAATTACGAAGAAGCATATAAATATTTTTCTAAGTGCTATTTTGATGAGTGGAGTTATACCTGGAGTCAGTTTTCAGTGCTGTCTGCACTTTTGAGTAAAGATGTTAAATTAGTAGAAGAAATAAAAAATTATGTAAAGCCATCTCTTAAAAGAATCATTGAAGGGTACTTAGGAAATAAAAATGTAAAATTTATTAAAGAAGATAAAGGTGATTATTTAAGATTGCTGAAAGAAATAGTATTAGTTAAAGGAAATTCTATTGAATTAAAAAAATTTATTGAATTAAAAAGTAATTTTGAGGAAAATATATCTTCTAGTATAGGAAATATATTGTTTGAATGCAAACAGTATATTGAAGCTGTAAATAACTATAATGATTCGCTGAAAGATGCAGGTATGTATTATGGTATGGCATGTAAATGTGCTGGAGTATGTTATTTTAAAATGAAGAATTATAAGAAGAGCATGGAATATATGCAAAAGGCTGTAGAAAAAGAATATAAACCTAAAGAAGTAAAACAATATTTAATCTGGCTGGAGAAAAAAGTAACTGATCAAAAATTAAAAATAGAAGCAAAAGAATTACTTAATAATTTTTAGAGAGGAAGTAAAAGACATGGCGAACTATCTAAAAATAGCAAATATAAGTATAGATAATAGAAGTGCAGTATTCAATAATTTATATGATGATTTAATAAATAAATATTTACAGGATACAAAACTTAACGCAGTACTAGAATGTATATCAATAAATGATTTGGAAAATTTAAATGATTATGATGCAATTATTATTAAAAATGAAGATATAGATAGATTTAAAACTACCTTTAATATAAAAAGTATAGAAACAGAGGAGACTAAAATAATAGTCTTAAATGATACAAAAAATAATTTTAATAACATGCTTTTAGGTATAAGAAAATTATATTATCTTCCCATTGTTGAAGCTGCAGATAAAATAATTTCTGTAAATATTCAAAACTTAAAATATGATATTTCTAAAGATAAGTTAGAGTGGATGTATGAACAGCTTCAAATATCACTTCAAATATTGATTAATAATGGATATAAAATAAACGTATTTTCACTTAGTAACAATGAGGATATATTGATAAACAATAAGCTATGTGAAGAATTTGCATATCAATTTCAAAATGATAACATTAAATATGTTGGGAATATAGAAAGCAGTGAAAAATTTGTTGAACTAATTAATGAGTCTTTGTTTTTTATAAATTTATCTATGGAGGCCAATATATTATGTACTTCATTTAAGAAAACATTTATTACATTTAAGCTAGATGAAGAGTTTGAGGATTTCCTTAGTTATTTTGAATTAGAAAATATGGCATTTGGTGCAGATGAATTTAATGCTGGAGAAATGTTGAAAAAGGTAGAAAAATTAAAGAGTTTTCTTGAATCAGAAGTTATTGATAATAAAATAGAAAGTATATTTGATAAAAATAAAACATTCTTTTATGATGAATTGGTTAACATTAAACCTAAAAAATTGTTTAAAGACAGCAGGTTAGATACAGATGAAAATAGAGTTTATAATAATGGTGGGAAACGAAAAAAGAAAAAACCATTTATCTATAAACTAGATAAAAATAGTGCAAATAAATTAGAACTTGGCTGTGGTAAAAATCCTATGCCCGGCTGGATTCATTTGGATTACATGGAGTTACAAGGAGTAGATGTGGTAGCAAATCTTGATACATGCGATGAGGTGCCGCTTCCTTTTGAGGATAATACTATAGATGAATTTTTTGGCAGTCATGTAATAGAACATATTTCAAAACCATTACCTATGATGGAAGAGCTTCATAGAATTGCAAAACCAGGAGCAAGGGCTTTATTTAAGTGTCCATATGGTTCTAGTGATGATGCCTTTGAAAATCCTACCCATGTAAGGCAGTATTTTTTACATTCTTATGGGTATTTTTCGCAGCCCTATTATTGGAGAGAAGATTATGGATACAAGGGAGACTGGAAAGTAGAAAAAATATATCTTGTCGTAAGTAAAAAAAGATATGAAGGTAAAACATTAGATGAAATAATGTATGAAGTTAACACTTTTAGAAATGTAGTTATAGAAATGACAGTAGAACTAAGTGCAGTAAAACCAATTAGAGAACCTAAAAGGGAATTACAGACACCTGATAATATTGAATTTGTATTTGTATAGAATAAGAGGTAAGTATCATGGCAAAAGATTATGATTTTTATGTGAACGCTCAATCCAGTATTTATAAAAGTGTTGATAGAAAATTAAAAGTTTATTTTTCAGAACCAGATAGCGGTATAAATAATAATACGGGGATTTTATTATTAATCCCTGGATTTGGTGCAAATTCTAATTCAAACATATATAGAAAAATGAGACGTGATTTTTCAGATAAATATAATTTAGTGGTTTTGTCTTGTGATTATTTTGGATATGAATTTATGCAGAACATGCCATTTTTTATTGAAAAAAATATATTGGAAATTAGCGTTAATAATGAATTTGTTAATTATAATAGTTCACTAATTAATAATTTAATGGATGAATTAATGAAATCTCCTAAGGAAAGTCTAACGTTAAGCGGAAGACTAAAAATTCATGAAAAGCCTGAATATTGCTGTGATATGGGATTAATGCAGGCTATTGATAATATTACAGCAGTTCTTTCAGTTATATCTATTATTTATGATAATGATCTTAAATTTAATACTAAGAAAATATTAATTTATGGTAATTCTCATGGCTCCTATTTATCCTATTTATGTAATGCTTTTGCACCAGAGTTGTTTTCTCTTATAATTGACACAGCAGCATATACATATCCAAAGTATATAAAAAAAAGACAGCCTTGGTTTATAAAGTATAATAATTCTATATTTAGAACTAATGACAGATGTATTGAGAAAAGTATAAAAATACAATTTGATATTAACTATATTATATCTAAGTTGTTCTATGATTTAGATATTTTAAAACTTGATGTTTTATATAATCAATTCAATAATAAATGTAAAATTATATCTTTTCATGGAACTAATGATGATCTAACGCCTATCAGTGAAAAAAGAAAGTTTTGCGGTTCAATAGATAATTGTAAGTTGAATGAAATTATTGAAATTGGTGCAAGTAAATCTGATAGCTCCATATTTCAAAATGATCATCATGACATAGGAGTAAACTTTATTAGTTTATTTGATAAGATTATGAATGAATACAATAGTACATTTAAAATTTCAGAATATTTAGATCTTAAGAATGAGTATATTTATAGCACAATGAAAAATGAATATAAAATAAGTTATAAAGATATTTTTCCAAGATTAATTATTAATTCAATATAATCAAAATATGTGAAAAGCTATTTGCAAAGAAGATGGATCGGATATAAATGAGTTTGTAGATGAAATTGAATTAAAATATGTAAATGTTCAATTTATGATTAGAGGTGAATAGGATGACTATTTATAAGGCGCTAATTCCACATTATGTAATGGAATTTAAATGTATTGGTTCACAATGTGAAAGAAATTGTTGTGCTCAAGGATGGAAAACGGACGTTGATAAAGAGCATTTTTTAAAATATAAAAAAATAGTAAACCGGGAATGGAAAGATAAGTTTCAAAGATATGTTAAAAGAAATAGACAAAATGTAGAGAAACAATTTGAGAATCTATTTTATGGTAAAATTAATTTGGATGAAAAAGGGAAATGCTCATTTTTGTCTGAAAACATGCTGTGCACTATTCAATCAGAAATCGGCCCTAGGTATTTGTGTAGAACTTGCAGTATTTATCCAAGAGAGTTTATAAATGTAGATGGTGTACTTCAATGTGCACTTACAACA contains:
- a CDS encoding tetratricopeptide repeat-containing glycosyltransferase family 2 protein, translating into MKITACLITKNEEKNIKKCIESFKEVVDQIIVVDTGSIDNTISIAKEYGAEIYNYVWNDDFSQPRNLALSRAKGDWIIFLDADEYFYGDTSKNILKIIKSIDNSKNIVGIYCPRINIDTVKNIKVTDYMVRIFRNKESMGYLGRIHENVYDNGKKIDCFTADKKDITIYHTGYSSEILKSKYERNLFLLQKDVDEGKATAETYFYFGDCYFSLENYELAIKYMKMYIDSGEENGGYNTKPYYITIASMMMLNSPYESVRKVIDEAIAKKTSYPEFYRLWASLEHVYGSYDKSLELYKKAFELNEKYNDIEHNNFEANIYNAYYNMGRLYELENDNINALEYQVKSLEQNKYFDGAFQCLLGLIRNENYSDIILFINSIYDINNEKDIEFLVNQTAKVKLGKVLYYYENIRLNKFKKEDNKIMFALYSNENYEEAYKYFSKCYFDEWSYTWSQFSVLSALLSKDVKLVEEIKNYVKPSLKRIIEGYLGNKNVKFIKEDKGDYLRLLKEIVLVKGNSIELKKFIELKSNFEENISSSIGNILFECKQYIEAVNNYNDSLKDAGMYYGMACKCAGVCYFKMKNYKKSMEYMQKAVEKEYKPKEVKQYLIWLEKKVTDQKLKIEAKELLNNF
- a CDS encoding methyltransferase domain-containing protein is translated as MANYLKIANISIDNRSAVFNNLYDDLINKYLQDTKLNAVLECISINDLENLNDYDAIIIKNEDIDRFKTTFNIKSIETEETKIIVLNDTKNNFNNMLLGIRKLYYLPIVEAADKIISVNIQNLKYDISKDKLEWMYEQLQISLQILINNGYKINVFSLSNNEDILINNKLCEEFAYQFQNDNIKYVGNIESSEKFVELINESLFFINLSMEANILCTSFKKTFITFKLDEEFEDFLSYFELENMAFGADEFNAGEMLKKVEKLKSFLESEVIDNKIESIFDKNKTFFYDELVNIKPKKLFKDSRLDTDENRVYNNGGKRKKKKPFIYKLDKNSANKLELGCGKNPMPGWIHLDYMELQGVDVVANLDTCDEVPLPFEDNTIDEFFGSHVIEHISKPLPMMEELHRIAKPGARALFKCPYGSSDDAFENPTHVRQYFLHSYGYFSQPYYWREDYGYKGDWKVEKIYLVVSKKRYEGKTLDEIMYEVNTFRNVVIEMTVELSAVKPIREPKRELQTPDNIEFVFV
- a CDS encoding DUF2920 family protein, with product MAKDYDFYVNAQSSIYKSVDRKLKVYFSEPDSGINNNTGILLLIPGFGANSNSNIYRKMRRDFSDKYNLVVLSCDYFGYEFMQNMPFFIEKNILEISVNNEFVNYNSSLINNLMDELMKSPKESLTLSGRLKIHEKPEYCCDMGLMQAIDNITAVLSVISIIYDNDLKFNTKKILIYGNSHGSYLSYLCNAFAPELFSLIIDTAAYTYPKYIKKRQPWFIKYNNSIFRTNDRCIEKSIKIQFDINYIISKLFYDLDILKLDVLYNQFNNKCKIISFHGTNDDLTPISEKRKFCGSIDNCKLNEIIEIGASKSDSSIFQNDHHDIGVNFISLFDKIMNEYNSTFKISEYLDLKNEYIYSTMKNEYKISYKDIFPRLIINSI